Proteins encoded within one genomic window of Gemmatimonadota bacterium:
- a CDS encoding FtsX-like permease family protein, with protein MNVPFSLRHAMREGRSGFSRIGWFMTAIALGIAVLVGLYGFQKDAANAASAQARDMLGGDLRFQSNNEFDARVTAVLDSLAGSGARVARGTSLATIVSATGSGVSRLLQVNAVDAEFPAAGTPVGEPADVPGRLAGGGGVAVDPQVMGQLGVARGDEVRIGNSRFEVLGALSGVPVDFALQWVVGPAVFMSAADLEETGILAFGSLAQHRAWIALPVGADAERIRNRVRREFQARGVSVTTAEEEAETLAAGFEGLSRFLSLVGLMALVLGGIGVGSAVSVYLGDKRTPMAVLRCLGAGRGTLFRAYLLQTVLLGGAGALLGVLGGLAIQFILPVFLNGVLPFGLSPRLYPEAIAVGLLLGTWVAVVFSLLPLVRVPGVSPLVALRALNDEEVPVTVGLRVMVAALVLLTLFGIAILQLGSALAAAAITLALVVGMGVLGLVSRGLIRGVRALLPASAPFAVRQGLSGLFRPGNQTTTVVTALGLGAFLMGSLLVVENSLRAGVTLELGPDRPTLVLFDIQPDQREGVSELLGAAGVTAEMVPIVPARLESVRGEPVAEILARVRRGNAWMYRRVYRNTYRTEPGPEERVIEGRWWTEAGEEDPRVAAAIGAGAFRISMETGLARDLGVGIGDRIGWDVQGVSVPSVVTSLREVDWASFQPNFFAIFEPGALEDAPGMAVALVRTSDPASRARVQDALLRDYPNVSFIDVTTVQETLGRIAGQIALVLRSMAGFILGGGTIVLLASLLTTRFRRRRESALLKTLGARRGTIRGALLSEYAALGGLGGLVGVLLGGLGGHLLLTRFFDLPGGIPWMTLAGLWVGLLLLAVVVGWSVSGPVLRSPPISVLRDES; from the coding sequence GTGAACGTCCCCTTCTCCCTCCGGCACGCGATGCGCGAGGGGCGCTCGGGGTTCAGCCGGATCGGGTGGTTCATGACGGCGATCGCCCTCGGGATCGCCGTTCTGGTGGGACTCTATGGATTCCAGAAAGACGCCGCGAACGCGGCGAGCGCGCAGGCGCGGGACATGCTCGGCGGGGACCTGCGCTTCCAGTCGAACAACGAATTCGACGCGCGCGTGACCGCAGTTCTCGACTCGCTCGCCGGCTCGGGCGCCCGAGTGGCCAGGGGAACCAGCCTCGCGACCATCGTGTCGGCGACGGGCTCGGGGGTGAGCCGGCTTCTCCAGGTGAACGCGGTGGACGCCGAATTCCCGGCCGCCGGGACCCCGGTCGGAGAGCCCGCGGATGTCCCAGGCCGGCTTGCCGGAGGGGGTGGGGTGGCGGTGGATCCGCAGGTCATGGGACAGCTTGGAGTGGCCCGGGGCGACGAGGTACGGATCGGGAACTCCCGCTTCGAAGTGCTGGGCGCGCTCTCCGGTGTCCCCGTGGACTTCGCGCTCCAGTGGGTCGTCGGGCCGGCCGTCTTCATGTCCGCGGCCGACCTCGAGGAGACCGGAATCCTCGCATTTGGAAGCCTGGCCCAACATCGCGCCTGGATCGCCCTTCCCGTGGGCGCCGACGCGGAGCGGATCCGCAACCGCGTCCGCCGCGAATTTCAGGCGCGAGGAGTGTCCGTGACCACCGCGGAGGAGGAAGCGGAGACCCTCGCGGCTGGCTTCGAAGGGCTTTCACGCTTTCTGAGCCTCGTCGGCCTGATGGCCCTCGTCCTCGGCGGGATCGGCGTCGGGAGTGCCGTGAGCGTCTATCTCGGGGACAAGAGGACGCCCATGGCCGTCCTCCGCTGCCTCGGAGCCGGACGCGGGACCCTCTTCCGCGCCTACCTCCTCCAGACCGTCCTGCTCGGGGGCGCGGGCGCGCTCCTGGGGGTCCTGGGCGGCCTCGCGATTCAGTTCATCCTTCCCGTGTTTCTCAACGGAGTTCTCCCCTTCGGGCTCTCTCCGAGGCTCTATCCGGAGGCGATCGCCGTCGGGCTTCTCCTCGGGACCTGGGTCGCGGTCGTCTTTTCCCTTCTTCCCCTCGTGCGGGTTCCGGGGGTCTCTCCACTCGTCGCCCTCCGCGCTCTGAACGACGAAGAGGTGCCGGTTACCGTCGGGCTTCGGGTCATGGTGGCGGCTCTCGTCCTCCTCACCCTCTTCGGGATCGCCATCCTCCAGCTTGGAAGCGCATTGGCAGCGGCCGCGATCACCCTCGCGCTCGTCGTCGGAATGGGGGTCCTCGGCCTCGTATCGCGGGGCCTCATCCGCGGCGTCCGGGCGCTCCTCCCCGCCAGCGCGCCATTCGCGGTCCGGCAGGGGCTTTCCGGCCTCTTCCGCCCCGGCAACCAGACGACGACTGTCGTCACCGCTCTCGGCCTCGGCGCGTTCCTGATGGGGTCGCTCCTCGTCGTCGAGAACTCCCTGCGCGCGGGGGTGACCCTTGAGCTCGGCCCCGACCGCCCGACACTCGTCCTCTTCGACATCCAGCCCGACCAGCGTGAAGGTGTCTCGGAGCTCCTCGGGGCCGCGGGTGTGACGGCGGAGATGGTTCCCATCGTGCCGGCGCGGCTCGAGTCCGTCCGGGGAGAGCCGGTGGCGGAGATCCTCGCGCGCGTGCGGCGCGGGAACGCCTGGATGTACCGACGGGTCTACCGGAACACCTACCGGACCGAGCCCGGACCGGAGGAACGCGTCATCGAAGGACGGTGGTGGACGGAGGCCGGAGAGGAGGATCCGCGGGTCGCCGCGGCGATCGGAGCGGGAGCTTTCCGCATCTCGATGGAGACCGGTCTCGCGCGTGACCTCGGCGTGGGAATCGGGGACCGCATCGGATGGGACGTCCAGGGCGTTTCGGTCCCCTCCGTGGTCACCTCGCTCCGGGAGGTGGACTGGGCGTCGTTTCAGCCGAACTTCTTCGCGATCTTCGAACCCGGCGCGTTGGAAGACGCGCCCGGAATGGCGGTGGCCCTCGTCCGTACGTCCGATCCGGCGTCCCGCGCCCGAGTTCAAGACGCCCTCCTCCGCGACTATCCGAATGTCTCGTTCATCGACGTGACGACGGTGCAGGAGACGCTGGGGCGGATCGCTGGGCAGATCGCCCTCGTCCTTCGCTCCATGGCGGGCTTCATTCTCGGCGGAGGGACGATCGTCCTCCTGGCATCGCTCCTCACCACGCGCTTCCGCCGCCGCCGCGAAAGCGCCCTACTGAAGACGCTCGGAGCGCGGAGAGGAACGATTCGCGGTGCCCTTCTCTCGGAGTATGCCGCGCTCGGGGGCCTCGGGGGCCTCGTCGGGGTCCTGCTCGGCGGCTTGGGAGGCCACCTCCTTCTCACGCGCTTCTTCGATCTCCCCGGGGGAATTCCTTGGATGACTCTCGCCGGGCTCTGGGTGGGACTCCTTCTCCTCGCGGTGGTCGTGGGATGGTCGGTCAGCGGTCCGGTGCTCCGGTCACCGCCGATCTCGGTTCTGCGCGACGAGAGTTAG
- a CDS encoding diguanylate cyclase — protein MSPPQEEWTKKERTRRTGGVFSLAGRGVPLRALVFSVAALLVPVVGTFTLAGERSGVEDALLWLVALIPAFLLAYYRGWRGVATALAAGMAMLSVTYAGVTALDREVPPLLFFVVVAYLAIGLGIGWVTEMLHRERTEVEDLALTDVLTGLPNRRHGEIFLKHEFAIAERGRPLTVVLFDLDGFKQYNDLHGHQAGDEALAKFGEVLATNTRRMNVSARFGGEEFLTILAGSDERGALVFAERVRASLASTGLTHGSLTVSGGVAAYDPSMGSPDELVAAADLALYQAKEGGRNRIKAFRRPGDLSGDGTGISTQPEGETPAGEELPSHPPAARTRFGEGRWALIVEDDQAVRTMLAAYLKREGFAVVETGDVTEGLRAMGREFDLVITDIRLPGPSGNELVAAVKARWPATQAVVVTGFRDAQVAAEALNAGADHYLFKPFGIPELQGHLVDALMRRDRILADRQERLLLTEEARRRKGEAHEAILGGTRALVRAVEVRDPYTLGHSERVAHYAVALAGGLGSRPRIDLERLFLACELHDLGKIGIPDAILNKEGSLTSDEFDEVRKHPDTGCRILEPLLGDDLILAVTRWHHERWDGLGYPDGLAGDAIPHVARLVALADTLDAMTSTRAYRNRIPWDEAVAHIAEQGGSQFDPELMDLFTSTLPTLREFFTRATQD, from the coding sequence ATGTCACCCCCTCAAGAAGAGTGGACGAAAAAGGAGCGCACGCGGCGGACCGGCGGCGTCTTTTCGCTCGCGGGGCGGGGAGTTCCCCTCCGCGCGTTGGTCTTCTCCGTCGCGGCGCTCCTCGTCCCGGTGGTCGGCACCTTCACCCTTGCCGGCGAGCGGAGTGGTGTCGAGGACGCCCTGCTCTGGCTCGTCGCGCTGATCCCCGCGTTTCTTCTCGCCTATTATCGCGGATGGCGGGGTGTGGCCACGGCTCTCGCCGCCGGAATGGCAATGCTGTCGGTCACTTACGCCGGCGTGACGGCTCTGGACCGAGAGGTTCCCCCGCTCCTCTTTTTTGTCGTCGTCGCCTATCTCGCGATCGGGCTCGGCATCGGCTGGGTCACCGAGATGCTCCACCGCGAGCGAACGGAGGTGGAAGACCTCGCGCTCACCGACGTGCTGACGGGCCTGCCCAACCGGCGACACGGGGAGATATTTCTCAAACACGAGTTCGCGATCGCCGAGAGGGGTCGGCCCCTGACCGTCGTCCTCTTCGACCTCGACGGATTCAAGCAATACAACGATCTCCACGGCCATCAGGCGGGGGACGAGGCACTGGCGAAGTTCGGCGAGGTCCTCGCCACGAACACGCGTCGAATGAACGTTTCGGCGCGGTTCGGGGGGGAGGAGTTCCTGACCATCCTCGCCGGATCGGACGAACGCGGTGCGCTCGTCTTCGCCGAGCGGGTGAGGGCGTCGCTCGCATCCACGGGCCTAACGCACGGTTCGCTGACAGTCAGTGGAGGGGTCGCGGCCTACGACCCTTCGATGGGTTCGCCGGACGAGCTGGTCGCGGCGGCGGACCTGGCCCTCTACCAGGCGAAAGAAGGTGGGCGGAACCGTATCAAGGCGTTCCGGCGCCCCGGGGACCTCTCTGGCGATGGGACCGGAATTTCGACGCAACCTGAGGGAGAAACGCCGGCCGGTGAAGAGCTTCCGTCCCACCCCCCCGCGGCACGCACGCGCTTCGGCGAGGGGAGGTGGGCCTTAATCGTCGAGGACGATCAGGCGGTCCGCACGATGCTCGCCGCTTACCTCAAGCGCGAAGGGTTCGCCGTCGTGGAGACGGGCGACGTCACGGAGGGGCTCCGCGCCATGGGGCGGGAGTTCGACCTCGTCATCACGGACATCCGGCTCCCCGGTCCCTCGGGAAACGAGCTGGTCGCGGCTGTGAAGGCACGGTGGCCGGCGACGCAGGCGGTGGTCGTGACCGGGTTCCGCGACGCCCAGGTGGCGGCCGAAGCATTAAATGCGGGCGCCGACCACTACCTCTTCAAGCCCTTCGGAATTCCGGAGCTCCAGGGCCACCTGGTGGACGCCCTGATGCGGCGCGATCGGATCCTGGCCGACCGCCAGGAGAGACTTCTCCTCACGGAGGAGGCGCGCCGCCGAAAGGGTGAGGCGCACGAAGCCATTCTCGGGGGCACGCGTGCTCTGGTACGCGCGGTGGAGGTGCGGGACCCCTACACGCTGGGGCACTCGGAACGGGTTGCTCACTATGCGGTGGCCTTGGCCGGGGGGCTGGGATCGAGACCCAGGATCGATCTCGAACGTCTCTTCCTTGCCTGCGAGTTGCACGACCTTGGAAAAATCGGGATTCCGGATGCGATCCTGAACAAGGAGGGGTCCCTGACGTCCGACGAATTCGACGAGGTGAGGAAACACCCCGACACGGGGTGCCGGATCCTCGAGCCCCTGCTCGGCGACGACCTCATCCTCGCCGTGACCCGCTGGCACCATGAACGGTGGGATGGCCTTGGGTACCCCGATGGGCTCGCCGGGGATGCGATCCCCCACGTGGCCCGGTTGGTGGCCCTCGCGGACACGCTCGACGCCATGACGAGCACGCGCGCCTATCGAAACCGCATCCCCTGGGATGAGGCGGTCGCGCACATCGCAGAACAGGGGGGTTCGCAGTTCGATCCCGAGCTCATGGACCTCTTTACATCCACCTTACCGACCCTCAGGGAGTTCTTCACGAGGGCGACCCAGGACTAA
- a CDS encoding ABC transporter ATP-binding protein: MRIELRGVEKEYANAGRTLSILSGVDLSVESGESVAIVGPSGSGKTTLLGLMAGLDHPTRGEVRLGDIRLADLTEDERAGFRAAHVGFVFQTFHLLTSLTALENVQVPLELAPNGKRTSSAEIRRRALGLLDRVGLADRVSHYPSQLSGGEQQRVGLARAFVSEPGILFADEPTGNLDRKTGQLVAQLLAELNREQGTTLVLVTHDEALASGVDRVLRMEGGRLEAAS, encoded by the coding sequence ATGCGCATCGAGCTTCGGGGAGTGGAAAAGGAGTACGCGAATGCGGGGCGGACGCTCTCGATCTTATCGGGAGTGGACCTTTCCGTCGAATCCGGCGAGTCCGTCGCCATCGTGGGTCCGTCCGGAAGCGGGAAGACGACACTGCTCGGGCTGATGGCGGGACTCGATCATCCGACCCGGGGTGAAGTTCGGCTCGGCGACATCCGGCTCGCCGATCTTACCGAAGACGAGCGCGCCGGGTTTCGCGCCGCGCACGTCGGCTTCGTCTTCCAGACCTTTCATTTGCTCACCTCGCTCACGGCGCTCGAAAACGTGCAGGTGCCCCTCGAGCTCGCGCCGAACGGCAAGCGGACATCGAGCGCGGAGATTCGACGCCGGGCGTTGGGTCTCCTCGACCGGGTCGGGCTCGCGGACCGGGTGAGCCATTATCCCTCGCAACTCTCGGGCGGCGAGCAGCAACGAGTCGGCCTAGCCCGGGCCTTCGTCTCCGAGCCGGGGATCCTCTTCGCCGACGAACCTACGGGAAATCTGGACCGGAAGACGGGCCAGCTCGTCGCGCAACTGCTGGCGGAGTTGAATCGAGAACAGGGAACGACTCTCGTCCTCGTGACGCACGACGAGGCGCTCGCCTCCGGCGTGGACCGCGTTCTCCGGATGGAGGGCGGACGACTGGAGGCCGCTTCGTGA
- a CDS encoding arylesterase — translation MRIAPLVRTLLLLPVVACGGTESDYPPGAQGAAGEPEIVRGGADEGSRDANPASADREVLVVFLGTSLTEGLGLANPATEAWPSRIGELADGAGIQVRVVNAGLSGETSAGALRRVDWLMRDPPALLVIETGANDGLRALPLAQMEANLDSILARVRRSAPETRVAIVQMEAPPNLGAPYTEGFRAVYPRVAERWGATLVPFPLDGIAGVPTLNQDDGTHPTAEGHRRMAENAWPVLKTLLREL, via the coding sequence ATGCGCATCGCTCCCCTCGTCCGGACCCTTCTCCTCCTCCCCGTCGTCGCCTGCGGGGGGACGGAGTCGGATTACCCCCCGGGTGCCCAGGGTGCCGCGGGCGAACCGGAGATTGTACGCGGGGGCGCGGACGAAGGTTCGCGCGACGCGAACCCGGCCTCCGCCGATCGGGAAGTCTTGGTCGTCTTCCTCGGAACGAGCCTGACCGAGGGGCTCGGCCTCGCGAATCCCGCCACCGAAGCGTGGCCGAGCCGGATCGGAGAGCTGGCCGACGGGGCGGGGATCCAGGTGCGCGTCGTCAATGCGGGCCTGTCCGGTGAGACGAGCGCGGGCGCGCTTCGGCGCGTGGACTGGCTGATGCGCGACCCCCCGGCTCTCCTCGTGATCGAGACCGGTGCGAATGACGGGCTCCGCGCCCTCCCCCTCGCGCAGATGGAAGCGAACCTCGACTCGATCCTCGCCCGGGTCCGCCGCTCGGCGCCCGAAACGCGCGTCGCGATCGTCCAGATGGAGGCTCCTCCCAACCTGGGGGCCCCGTACACGGAAGGATTCCGAGCGGTCTATCCTCGCGTGGCCGAACGATGGGGCGCGACGCTCGTCCCATTTCCTCTCGATGGAATCGCGGGAGTCCCCACTCTGAACCAGGACGACGGCACTCATCCCACGGCCGAAGGCCACCGCCGGATGGCGGAAAACGCCTGGCCGGTCCTCAAGACCCTTCTCAGGGAGCTTTGA